Proteins from a genomic interval of Kitasatospora kifunensis:
- a CDS encoding (2Fe-2S)-binding protein yields MPQHTFILNGAPVTVDVEDDVRLLWVLRDVLGVTGPKYGCGLGVCQACTSHINGKAFNPCSVPVSAVQPTDQVTTIEGLPATVGKDLHPMQEAWLEYDVAQCGYCQPGQIMAAVAKVQQARAAGRELGDADFDEIRNICRCGTYVRIREAIAAGAKNF; encoded by the coding sequence GTGCCCCAACACACCTTCATCCTCAACGGCGCGCCGGTCACGGTGGACGTCGAGGACGACGTCCGGCTGCTCTGGGTGCTGCGGGACGTCCTCGGCGTCACCGGTCCCAAGTACGGCTGCGGGCTGGGCGTCTGCCAGGCCTGCACCAGCCATATCAACGGCAAGGCGTTCAACCCCTGCTCGGTGCCGGTCAGCGCGGTGCAGCCGACCGACCAGGTCACCACCATCGAGGGCCTGCCCGCGACCGTCGGCAAGGACCTGCACCCCATGCAGGAGGCCTGGCTGGAGTACGACGTCGCACAGTGCGGCTACTGCCAGCCCGGGCAGATCATGGCCGCCGTCGCCAAGGTCCAGCAGGCTCGGGCGGCCGGCCGCGAGCTCGGCGACGCCGACTTCGACGAGATCCGCAACATCTGCCGCTGCGGCACCTACGTGCGGATTCGCGAGGCGATCGCGGCCGGCGCGAAGAACTTCTAG
- a CDS encoding peptide chain release factor 3, which translates to MSNEQSIPVLQVLNEAGRRRTFAVISHPDAGKSTLTEALALHARAITSAGAVHAKGGRRGVTSDWMELERERGISVTSAALQFEHRGHVMNLVDTPGHADFSEDTYRVLAAVDCAIMLVDAAKGLEEQTRKLFAVCRHRGVPVITFINKWDRRGRNALTLLEDIETHLGITPVPVVWPVGDAGNLRGLVEAENTDQMLRYTKVPAGTHAALEEKLTADQAVEQEGEEWANALEELELVLSSGPGYDQEAFEEGKISPVFFGAALTNIGVKLLLDAVVDLAPAPGPRPLAKGGAREVGEDFSGLVFKIQANMDPAHRDRIAFVRVCSGVFERGMNVTRAASGRSLTTKYAHTVFGAERTVVDTAYPGDVVGLINAAALRVGDTLYTGKKAEFPALPAFAPEYFAVARPKDISRSKQFRRGVSQLDEEGVVQVLVSDRRGDQAPVMAAVGPMQFDVVLHRMEHEFSSPITLDHLNYRLARVTDPAGAAEVGKSRLTDAEVLTRRSDDVLLALFADKWHLSAFQRAKPDVLLEPLIATAD; encoded by the coding sequence TTGAGCAACGAACAGTCCATCCCCGTCCTCCAGGTCCTCAACGAGGCCGGCCGCCGCCGGACCTTCGCCGTGATCAGCCACCCGGACGCGGGCAAGTCCACGCTCACCGAGGCGCTGGCGCTGCACGCCCGGGCGATCACCTCCGCGGGCGCGGTGCACGCCAAGGGCGGTCGGCGTGGTGTGACCAGTGACTGGATGGAGCTGGAGCGCGAGCGCGGCATCTCGGTGACCTCGGCGGCGCTGCAGTTCGAGCACCGCGGCCACGTGATGAACCTGGTCGACACTCCCGGCCACGCCGACTTCTCCGAGGACACCTACCGGGTGCTGGCGGCCGTCGACTGCGCGATCATGCTGGTCGACGCGGCCAAGGGCCTGGAGGAGCAGACCCGCAAGCTCTTCGCGGTCTGCCGCCACCGCGGCGTCCCGGTGATCACCTTCATCAACAAGTGGGACCGCCGCGGCCGCAACGCGCTGACCCTGCTCGAGGACATCGAGACCCACCTGGGCATCACCCCGGTGCCGGTGGTCTGGCCGGTCGGCGACGCGGGCAACCTGCGCGGCCTGGTCGAAGCCGAGAACACCGACCAGATGCTGCGCTACACCAAGGTGCCGGCCGGCACCCACGCCGCCCTGGAGGAGAAGCTCACCGCCGACCAGGCGGTGGAGCAGGAGGGCGAGGAGTGGGCGAACGCCCTGGAGGAGCTGGAGCTGGTGCTCTCCTCCGGTCCCGGCTACGACCAGGAGGCCTTCGAGGAGGGCAAGATCAGCCCGGTCTTCTTCGGCGCCGCGCTGACCAACATCGGCGTGAAGCTGCTGCTGGACGCCGTGGTCGACCTGGCGCCGGCGCCGGGGCCGCGCCCGCTGGCCAAGGGCGGCGCGCGCGAGGTGGGCGAGGACTTCTCCGGTCTGGTCTTCAAGATCCAGGCCAACATGGACCCGGCGCACCGCGACCGGATCGCCTTCGTCCGGGTCTGCTCCGGCGTCTTCGAGCGCGGCATGAACGTGACCCGCGCCGCCAGCGGCCGCTCGCTGACGACCAAGTACGCGCACACCGTCTTCGGCGCCGAGCGCACCGTGGTCGACACGGCCTACCCCGGTGACGTGGTCGGCCTGATCAACGCGGCCGCGCTGCGGGTCGGCGACACCCTCTACACCGGCAAGAAGGCGGAGTTCCCGGCGCTGCCGGCGTTCGCCCCCGAGTACTTCGCGGTGGCCCGGCCCAAGGACATCAGCCGCTCCAAGCAGTTCCGCCGCGGCGTCTCGCAGCTGGACGAGGAGGGCGTGGTCCAGGTGCTGGTCTCGGACCGCCGTGGTGACCAGGCGCCCGTGATGGCCGCCGTCGGCCCGATGCAGTTCGACGTGGTGCTGCACCGGATGGAGCACGAGTTCTCCTCCCCCATCACGCTGGACCACCTCAACTACCGCCTGGCCCGGGTCACCGACCCGGCCGGCGCCGCCGAGGTCGGCAAGTCCCGGCTGACCGACGCCGAGGTGCTCACCCGCCGCTCGGACGACGTGCTGCTGGCGCTGTTCGCCGACAAGTGGCACCTGAGCGCCTTCCAGCGCGCCAAGCCCGACGTCCTGCTCGAGCCGCTGATCGCCACCGCGGACTGA
- a CDS encoding COG4705 family protein, whose product MTTTHPHVSSPVGPGLRVMNKVPEATATFWTIKVLTTGMGETASDFLAHVLNPIIAVGLGGIGLLICLALQFTVRRYIAAVYWAAVVMVSVFGTMAADTLHVALHVPYAASAPAFLIALVAIFVTWYRTEGTLSIRSIRSPRQELFYWATVLATFALGTAVGDLTATTFGWGYLTSGIAFAVLIALPALAHRLVGLGAVPAFWIAYVLTRPLGASFADWMAVSHERGGLDLGLGPVTLGWTVAILALIAFVAVRRSDTPRGELR is encoded by the coding sequence ATGACGACCACCCATCCGCACGTCAGCAGCCCGGTCGGACCGGGCCTGCGTGTGATGAACAAGGTGCCAGAGGCGACCGCGACCTTCTGGACCATCAAGGTGCTGACCACGGGCATGGGCGAGACCGCCTCGGACTTCCTGGCCCATGTGCTGAATCCGATCATCGCCGTCGGCCTCGGCGGTATCGGCCTGCTGATCTGCCTGGCGCTGCAGTTCACCGTCCGGCGCTACATCGCCGCGGTGTACTGGGCCGCCGTCGTCATGGTCAGCGTCTTCGGCACCATGGCGGCCGACACCCTGCACGTCGCGCTGCACGTGCCCTACGCCGCCTCCGCGCCGGCCTTCCTGATCGCCCTGGTGGCCATCTTCGTCACCTGGTACCGGACGGAGGGCACGCTCTCCATCCGCAGCATCCGCAGCCCGCGGCAGGAGCTCTTCTACTGGGCCACCGTGCTGGCCACCTTCGCGCTCGGCACCGCGGTGGGCGACCTGACCGCCACCACCTTCGGCTGGGGCTACCTGACCTCGGGCATCGCCTTCGCCGTGCTGATCGCCCTGCCGGCGCTGGCGCACCGGCTGGTGGGCCTGGGCGCCGTGCCGGCCTTCTGGATCGCCTACGTGCTGACCCGCCCGCTGGGCGCCTCGTTCGCGGACTGGATGGCGGTCTCGCACGAGCGCGGCGGCCTGGACCTGGGCCTGGGTCCGGTGACGCTGGGCTGGACGGTGGCGATCCTCGCCCTGATCGCCTTCGTCGCCGTGCGCCGCAGCGACACCCCGCGCGGCGAGCTGCGCTGA
- a CDS encoding GNAT family N-acetyltransferase codes for MTTQLTTQLTTQPTAQPTAQPLPQPGAVLPRTLTAGDLLLRPLAESDEPAVAGALRDAEILRWAAGRAVTQAPEAERARRWLEPRMAGWATGNAWFAVTDTDHDTLLGALSIREVNRLPDQATVTYWVAAPARGRGLAAKALDAAARWAFAEPADGGLGLHRITLDHALLNTHSCAVAERAGFRIEGTMRDYYVDAGGARHDSHLHARLATDAVADLNGQ; via the coding sequence GTGACTACTCAGTTGACCACCCAGTTGACCACCCAGCCGACCGCTCAGCCGACCGCTCAGCCGCTACCGCAGCCGGGCGCCGTTCTCCCCCGCACCCTGACCGCGGGAGACCTGCTGCTGCGCCCCCTCGCGGAGAGCGACGAGCCCGCCGTGGCCGGCGCGTTGCGGGATGCCGAGATCCTGCGCTGGGCCGCGGGCCGGGCCGTCACCCAGGCTCCGGAGGCCGAGCGCGCCCGTCGCTGGCTGGAGCCGCGGATGGCGGGCTGGGCCACGGGCAACGCGTGGTTCGCCGTCACCGACACCGACCACGACACCCTGCTCGGCGCGCTGAGCATCCGAGAGGTGAACCGGCTCCCGGACCAGGCGACGGTCACCTACTGGGTGGCAGCGCCGGCGCGCGGGCGGGGCCTGGCCGCCAAGGCCCTTGACGCGGCGGCCCGCTGGGCGTTCGCCGAGCCCGCGGACGGCGGACTCGGCCTGCACCGCATCACGCTCGACCACGCCCTGCTCAACACCCACTCGTGCGCGGTCGCCGAGCGGGCCGGGTTCCGGATCGAGGGCACCATGCGGGACTACTACGTCGACGCGGGCGGCGCGCGCCACGACTCGCACCTGCACGCCCGGCTCGCCACCGATGCCGTCGCCGACCTCAACGGCCAGTAG
- a CDS encoding TetR/AcrR family transcriptional regulator gives MTPEPNPVRRSARSHRAILDATFDLAVRNGYSKLTIEAIAAAAGVGKPTIYRWWPSKGVLALESINERMGTATDFPDTGDVAADLASQIDNVVRLFCSDVGAVFKGVIAEAQGDPQVAAAVREAITEPRTRQCQARLERAVAAGQLRADIPTRMMVEQLYGPIYYRFLLGTEPLADYDAHTMVERALEGLRPRL, from the coding sequence ATGACTCCAGAGCCCAATCCCGTTCGCCGCAGCGCCCGCTCGCACCGCGCGATCCTGGACGCGACCTTCGACCTGGCGGTCCGCAACGGCTATTCGAAGTTGACCATCGAAGCCATCGCGGCCGCCGCGGGCGTCGGCAAGCCGACCATCTACCGCTGGTGGCCGTCAAAGGGCGTGCTGGCACTGGAGAGCATCAACGAGCGGATGGGCACCGCCACCGACTTCCCCGACACCGGCGACGTGGCGGCCGACCTGGCCAGCCAGATCGACAACGTGGTCAGGCTGTTCTGCAGTGACGTCGGCGCCGTCTTCAAGGGCGTGATCGCCGAGGCCCAGGGCGATCCGCAGGTCGCGGCCGCCGTCCGCGAGGCCATCACCGAGCCGCGCACCCGCCAGTGCCAGGCCCGCCTGGAGCGGGCCGTGGCGGCGGGGCAGCTGCGCGCGGACATACCGACCCGGATGATGGTCGAGCAGCTCTACGGGCCGATCTACTACCGCTTCCTGCTCGGCACCGAGCCGCTCGCCGACTACGACGCGCACACCATGGTCGAGCGTGCCCTGGAAGGCCTGCGGCCGCGGCTCTAG
- a CDS encoding carboxymuconolactone decarboxylase family protein, protein MSETPDTAATTSTSTRYDRGLALLQEVSGDPVPAVLSSLADIAPDLARYTIEFGYGDIYHRPGLSLRQRQLINIAALTALGTAAPQLRFHINGALNVGVTPREIVETIIHMLVYAGVPAALNGMTVAREVFAERPSPEQTPLGDLARSQVRPAQTSEDRYRRGLAALKEIDGHAGEQVVAALQDIAPDLGRYIIEFSFGDIYSRTGLTLKERELASVAACTALGTAAPQLRVHIHGLLNVGGSREEVVETITHLTGYAGFPAALNGITAAREVFAQRDADPQTAGR, encoded by the coding sequence ATGTCCGAGACCCCCGACACCGCCGCCACCACCTCCACCTCCACGCGCTACGACCGAGGCCTTGCACTGCTCCAGGAGGTCAGCGGCGACCCCGTCCCGGCAGTCCTCAGCAGCCTGGCCGACATCGCCCCCGACCTGGCCCGCTACACCATCGAGTTCGGGTACGGCGACATCTACCACCGCCCCGGACTGAGCCTGCGGCAGCGGCAGTTGATCAACATCGCCGCCCTCACCGCCCTGGGCACCGCGGCCCCGCAGTTGCGCTTCCACATCAACGGCGCGCTGAACGTCGGGGTCACACCCCGCGAGATCGTGGAGACGATCATCCACATGCTGGTCTACGCGGGTGTGCCCGCCGCACTCAACGGCATGACCGTCGCCCGCGAGGTCTTCGCCGAGCGGCCCAGCCCCGAGCAGACCCCACTCGGCGACCTCGCCCGGAGTCAGGTCCGCCCGGCACAGACCTCCGAGGACCGCTATCGGCGCGGGCTCGCGGCACTGAAGGAGATCGACGGCCACGCCGGCGAGCAGGTGGTGGCCGCACTCCAGGACATCGCCCCAGATCTGGGCCGCTACATCATCGAGTTCAGCTTCGGCGACATCTACAGCCGCACCGGACTCACCCTCAAGGAGCGCGAGTTGGCCTCGGTGGCCGCCTGCACGGCACTGGGCACCGCGGCACCGCAGCTGCGAGTGCACATCCACGGACTGCTCAACGTCGGCGGCAGCAGGGAAGAGGTGGTCGAGACCATCACGCACCTGACCGGCTACGCGGGCTTTCCGGCCGCGCTCAACGGCATCACCGCCGCCCGCGAGGTCTTCGCCCAGCGCGATGCCGACCCGCAGACCGCGGGGCGCTGA
- the bufB gene encoding MNIO family bufferin maturase, translating to MTYCQPPDSLGLGLGLRFQHLSHVLETWPEVGWFEIISENFMDSGGYPRHALDRIAERYPIVMHGVSLSIGSTDPLDFDYLHRLRRLAQATGARWVSDHICWTGVAGVNTHDLLPVPFTEEALAHLVRRVHLVQDVLERQLVLENPSSYATFAGATMPEWEFVARLATESGCGLLLDVNNVYVSAVNHDFDPEQYLRALPAERVMQLHLAGHTDLGSHLIDTHDQPVAEPVWELYRLATSLTGPVPTLLEWDDRIPPFPQLLAELDKARQYTAPAAVAHPARVPVPVRCD from the coding sequence ATGACGTACTGTCAGCCTCCGGACAGCCTGGGGCTGGGGCTCGGCCTGCGTTTCCAGCACCTGAGCCACGTGCTGGAAACCTGGCCCGAGGTCGGCTGGTTCGAGATCATCTCGGAGAACTTCATGGACTCCGGCGGCTATCCGCGCCACGCCCTGGACCGGATCGCCGAGCGGTATCCGATCGTCATGCACGGCGTCTCGCTGTCGATCGGCAGCACCGACCCGCTCGACTTCGACTATCTCCACCGGCTGCGCCGACTCGCACAGGCCACCGGAGCGCGCTGGGTCTCCGACCACATCTGCTGGACCGGGGTGGCCGGGGTGAACACCCACGACCTGTTGCCGGTGCCCTTCACCGAGGAGGCACTGGCCCACCTGGTCCGCCGGGTTCACCTCGTCCAGGACGTCCTGGAGCGGCAGTTGGTGTTGGAGAACCCCAGCAGCTACGCGACCTTCGCGGGGGCGACCATGCCCGAGTGGGAGTTCGTCGCGCGACTGGCCACCGAGTCCGGCTGTGGCCTGTTGCTCGACGTCAACAACGTCTACGTCTCCGCCGTCAACCACGACTTCGACCCCGAGCAGTACCTGCGGGCGCTGCCCGCCGAGCGGGTGATGCAACTGCACCTGGCCGGCCACACCGATCTGGGCAGCCACCTGATCGACACCCATGACCAACCGGTGGCCGAACCGGTCTGGGAGCTCTACCGGTTGGCGACCAGCCTGACCGGCCCGGTGCCCACCCTGCTCGAATGGGACGACCGCATCCCACCGTTCCCGCAGCTGCTCGCCGAGTTGGACAAGGCCCGCCAGTACACGGCCCCCGCGGCTGTCGCCCACCCCGCCCGCGTCCCCGTCCCGGTGCGCTGTGACTGA
- a CDS encoding HvfC/BufC N-terminal domain-containing protein has translation MTEPAGLAEQQRWLQQAVLAPDGPDPREPAEAVLTSTARLGADRRLDIYRRGYRLRLLEAMRGLHPGLCALLGRELFEDFALEYLDARPSRSPSLHQLGRHFAGHLAKRRPDRDRPPELRERWIDLVIDLARYEQVFAEVYDGPGTEGRTDQLSGESIRLDATVQPSPCLRLLTLCGPVHGYVAAVRRGEQPAPPEPRPVRLAVSRRAYLVTTTELSPDAYDFLSALLHGATVEAAATEAELALPAAAQLLRGWAADRWLCRQPPHPA, from the coding sequence GTGACTGAGCCAGCCGGGCTGGCCGAGCAGCAACGCTGGCTCCAGCAGGCCGTGTTGGCCCCGGATGGGCCGGACCCGAGGGAACCGGCCGAGGCCGTGCTGACCTCCACCGCACGGCTCGGCGCCGACCGGCGGCTCGACATCTACCGACGCGGCTACCGGCTGCGACTGCTGGAGGCGATGCGCGGACTCCATCCGGGCCTGTGCGCACTGCTCGGCCGCGAGCTCTTCGAGGACTTCGCCCTGGAGTACCTGGACGCCCGCCCCTCGCGCTCCCCCTCCCTCCACCAGCTGGGCCGGCACTTCGCCGGCCACCTCGCCAAGCGTCGCCCCGACCGGGACAGGCCACCGGAGCTGCGCGAGCGGTGGATCGACCTGGTCATCGATCTCGCCCGCTACGAGCAGGTGTTCGCCGAGGTCTACGACGGCCCGGGAACCGAGGGCCGGACCGACCAACTCTCCGGTGAGTCAATCCGATTGGACGCCACCGTCCAACCATCCCCCTGCCTGCGGCTGTTGACGCTCTGCGGCCCGGTGCACGGCTACGTCGCGGCTGTCCGCCGCGGCGAACAGCCCGCTCCCCCCGAGCCGCGCCCGGTGCGGCTTGCGGTGTCGCGCCGCGCCTACCTCGTCACCACCACCGAACTCTCCCCCGACGCCTACGACTTCCTCTCCGCCCTGCTTCACGGTGCCACCGTCGAGGCAGCGGCCACCGAGGCCGAGCTTGCCCTGCCCGCCGCCGCCCAACTGCTGCGCGGCTGGGCGGCGGACAGGTGGCTGTGCCGGCAACCTCCACACCCCGCCTGA
- a CDS encoding ferritin-like domain-containing protein — protein sequence MTVTAPRLSTEPPILTSAPIDASIEITTLEQLVNHLKQAAYLELSTIPMYLYAGFSIGSRGYSQWNPGMGAFRLIRSIVVEEMLHLCLVRNLLVAVGHGDDITFYQEKFIPAYPAPMLHRHPKLTLHLGPCSETLVREVFMEFERPKPAKGESKPPKGQYATIGEFYKAVAKGLTTLNKSMGPSLWAKNQPDLQYVAAYWNKDGGGDTVLVHDLKSALDAVKIIVEQGEGIDPDKPSVPIDPLKPIPGLDELPHYTKFKRIADRVEPLGAVWALPEDPKASDYVEDDAVASINTLFNAVYCYVLHMLDVIYQTSWKEMKPGESNPRYHYERTFMSAMQGILVTVADLMTATQITAGKFAGNFNAGPSFQYYKLPATGKKQHLIDLCDTAMSYYPKLGGDNSVQWLIGKLPDAL from the coding sequence ATGACCGTAACCGCTCCACGGCTGAGCACCGAGCCCCCCATCCTCACCAGTGCGCCGATCGACGCCAGTATCGAGATCACCACGCTGGAGCAGCTGGTCAACCACCTCAAGCAGGCGGCCTACCTGGAGTTGTCCACCATCCCGATGTACCTCTACGCGGGCTTCTCGATCGGCTCGCGCGGCTACTCCCAGTGGAACCCGGGTATGGGCGCCTTCCGACTGATCCGCAGCATCGTGGTGGAGGAGATGCTGCACCTGTGCCTGGTCCGCAACCTGCTGGTGGCGGTCGGGCACGGCGACGACATCACCTTCTACCAGGAGAAGTTCATCCCGGCCTACCCCGCGCCGATGCTGCACCGCCACCCGAAGCTCACCCTCCATCTCGGCCCGTGCAGCGAGACGTTGGTGCGCGAGGTCTTCATGGAGTTCGAACGGCCCAAGCCCGCCAAGGGCGAGAGCAAGCCACCCAAGGGGCAGTACGCCACCATCGGCGAGTTCTACAAGGCCGTGGCCAAGGGGCTGACCACGCTCAACAAGTCGATGGGGCCCAGCCTCTGGGCGAAGAACCAGCCGGACCTCCAGTACGTCGCCGCGTACTGGAACAAGGACGGCGGCGGCGATACGGTGCTCGTCCACGACCTGAAGAGCGCCCTGGACGCCGTGAAGATCATCGTCGAGCAGGGTGAGGGCATCGACCCCGACAAGCCCTCGGTGCCGATCGACCCGCTCAAGCCCATCCCCGGGCTGGACGAGCTGCCGCACTACACCAAGTTCAAGCGGATCGCGGACCGCGTCGAGCCCCTGGGCGCCGTGTGGGCGCTGCCCGAGGACCCCAAGGCCTCGGACTATGTGGAGGACGACGCCGTCGCCAGCATCAACACCCTCTTCAATGCGGTCTACTGCTATGTGCTGCACATGCTGGATGTGATTTACCAGACCTCCTGGAAGGAGATGAAGCCCGGGGAGTCGAACCCGCGCTACCACTACGAGCGCACCTTCATGTCGGCAATGCAGGGCATCCTGGTCACGGTGGCGGACCTGATGACCGCCACCCAGATCACCGCCGGCAAGTTCGCCGGCAACTTCAACGCCGGGCCGAGCTTCCAGTACTACAAGCTGCCCGCGACCGGGAAGAAGCAGCACCTCATCGATCTCTGCGACACGGCGATGTCCTACTACCCCAAGCTTGGTGGCGACAACAGCGTGCAATGGCTGATCGGCAAGCTGCCTGACGCGCTGTGA
- a CDS encoding rhomboid-like protein has translation MTRATEETVTPADRLRSGARRFGLGLARGLADYPRRSPAAFGYLVLLAVDTLVVKHLLAAATADRLLLGISTNLDNMGRHPIGSLFASLLVVDDGSWLDYLLIVGVGLAGCLALLERRLGTVRAVGVVLLGHVGATLVTTAVITVATRNGTYPVELRQTLDYGVSYASIAAVGAATVLLPRWARPWWAAAAVLYPLSSASWYGSLPGFVTIGHVSAALIGLTAAVTGTAIARRRQGN, from the coding sequence GTGACCCGGGCCACCGAGGAGACCGTGACGCCCGCCGACCGCCTGCGCAGTGGCGCGCGCCGTTTCGGGCTCGGCCTGGCGCGTGGCCTGGCCGACTACCCGCGCCGCAGTCCGGCGGCCTTCGGCTACCTCGTCCTGCTCGCGGTGGACACGCTGGTGGTCAAGCACCTGCTGGCGGCCGCGACCGCGGACAGGCTGCTCCTCGGCATCAGCACCAATCTGGACAACATGGGCCGACACCCGATCGGTTCGCTCTTCGCCAGCCTGCTGGTGGTCGACGACGGCAGCTGGCTGGACTACCTGCTGATCGTCGGGGTCGGCCTGGCCGGCTGCCTGGCTCTGCTGGAGCGACGGCTCGGGACCGTGCGCGCGGTCGGTGTGGTGCTGCTGGGCCATGTCGGCGCCACTCTCGTCACCACGGCGGTCATCACCGTGGCCACCCGTAACGGGACTTATCCGGTGGAGCTGCGGCAGACGCTGGACTACGGCGTCAGCTACGCGTCGATCGCCGCCGTCGGTGCGGCCACCGTGCTGCTGCCACGCTGGGCCCGGCCCTGGTGGGCGGCGGCTGCGGTGCTGTATCCGCTCAGTTCGGCCAGCTGGTACGGCTCGCTGCCGGGTTTCGTGACCATCGGCCATGTCTCGGCGGCCCTGATCGGTCTGACAGCGGCCGTCACCGGCACCGCCATCGCCCGGCGGCGCCAAGGGAATTGA
- a CDS encoding alpha/beta fold hydrolase, whose product MTAVHATVWDETGGTGVPVVFVHNIFTWGSDEEYGFARQRPLADRYRLLMMDRRGYGDSPDTDRADFAVDAEDVIDLLGTGGHLVGHGYGGVVAVLAASQHPELVRSLTLIQPSAFDAAREHPAVAAILRRVAQGAAAPADTLTPEEFLTASTRDIGLPTPPATPARLRAVATSMAERPVFEAQLELATLADAAWPTLVICGTWEDAPTLYREYVGEPLMAVAEAVAEAVGAQLLRVPGYYPHTQQPAAVNAALLRLWQVADGERR is encoded by the coding sequence ATGACGGCGGTTCATGCCACGGTGTGGGACGAGACCGGGGGCACGGGGGTCCCCGTGGTCTTCGTGCACAACATCTTCACCTGGGGCAGCGACGAGGAGTACGGCTTCGCGCGACAGCGCCCGCTGGCGGATCGCTACCGGCTGCTGATGATGGACCGCCGCGGGTACGGCGACAGCCCCGACACGGATCGAGCCGACTTCGCCGTCGACGCCGAAGACGTCATCGATCTGCTCGGCACCGGCGGGCACCTGGTGGGCCACGGCTACGGTGGCGTGGTCGCGGTCCTCGCCGCCTCCCAGCACCCTGAACTCGTACGCTCCCTGACGCTGATTCAGCCCTCGGCCTTCGACGCCGCCCGCGAGCACCCCGCCGTCGCCGCGATCCTGCGCCGAGTGGCCCAGGGCGCGGCGGCTCCCGCCGACACACTGACCCCCGAGGAGTTCCTCACCGCGTCGACCCGGGACATTGGCCTGCCGACGCCGCCGGCGACTCCCGCCCGGCTGCGGGCGGTTGCGACATCGATGGCGGAACGGCCGGTGTTCGAGGCGCAGTTGGAGCTGGCAACGCTGGCCGACGCCGCCTGGCCGACGCTGGTGATCTGCGGGACCTGGGAGGACGCGCCGACGCTGTACCGCGAGTACGTGGGTGAGCCGCTGATGGCCGTCGCCGAGGCGGTCGCGGAGGCCGTCGGCGCCCAGCTGCTGCGGGTTCCGGGCTACTACCCGCACACCCAGCAGCCGGCCGCCGTCAACGCCGCACTGCTGCGGCTGTGGCAAGTGGCGGACGGTGAGCGTCGGTAG
- a CDS encoding acetate uptake transporter: MATEQSAASPAAVEIADPAPLGLAGFAMTTFVLSCFNANLLDAKVGAVVLPLALAYGGLAQLLAGMWEFRKGNTFGATAFGSFGAFWLAYYFLAKDILPGLDNNPHTHQGVGLFLLAWTIFTAYMTVAALRVSGAVLAVFFFLTVTFALLAAGEFGPYESVTKAGGWLGLVTAVVAWYASFAGVTAHTFKRPILPTWPAR, translated from the coding sequence GTGGCAACTGAGCAGTCCGCCGCGTCCCCCGCCGCCGTCGAGATCGCCGACCCAGCGCCGCTCGGCCTGGCCGGCTTCGCCATGACGACCTTCGTCCTGAGCTGCTTCAACGCCAACCTGCTGGACGCGAAGGTCGGTGCCGTGGTGCTGCCCCTCGCTCTCGCCTACGGCGGCCTGGCCCAGCTGCTGGCCGGGATGTGGGAGTTCCGCAAGGGCAACACCTTCGGTGCCACCGCGTTCGGTTCCTTCGGCGCGTTCTGGCTCGCCTACTACTTCCTGGCGAAGGACATCCTTCCGGGCCTCGACAACAATCCGCACACGCACCAAGGGGTCGGGCTCTTCCTGCTCGCCTGGACGATCTTCACCGCCTACATGACGGTGGCGGCGCTGCGGGTCAGCGGAGCCGTGCTGGCCGTCTTCTTCTTCCTGACCGTCACCTTCGCCCTGCTCGCGGCCGGGGAGTTCGGGCCGTACGAGAGCGTCACCAAGGCCGGCGGCTGGCTCGGCCTGGTCACCGCGGTGGTGGCCTGGTACGCCTCGTTCGCCGGCGTCACGGCCCACACCTTCAAGCGACCGATCCTCCCCACCTGGCCGGCCCGCTGA